From the Leptotrichia sp. oral taxon 221 genome, one window contains:
- a CDS encoding toxin-antitoxin system YwqK family antitoxin codes for MLNKLKKSLIILLSCIAINYSITAAELQARAKSSSQYFMDSSRILSSYYATSATVSLNSGFAVDKNTGAQFTGTYVEFNEVGNPQVIRNYKNGSPDGKWYFFNESRGLIRVTNYSNGVKDGEEIEFNDNGISKSIKQYQNGLLNGASYDFDATGRLTSSITYVNNAKTGKELKYQNGVVSEERNYQNGSLNGEMKAYYPSGQVSTEGNYAYNLRNGQWTWKYPSGAVKLKENYVNGIINGTVVGYYQNGSKEREMSLSNGNGDFTQYYENGKVKVKGSIRNNRAYGNWTFYSQDGYVTSTQSFY; via the coding sequence ATGTTAAATAAATTAAAAAAATCCCTAATAATTTTATTATCATGTATAGCAATAAATTATTCTATAACAGCTGCTGAATTGCAAGCAAGAGCAAAATCTTCAAGCCAATATTTTATGGATTCTTCAAGAATTTTAAGTTCTTACTATGCAACATCAGCAACAGTTTCTTTGAATAGTGGATTTGCTGTAGATAAAAATACTGGTGCACAATTTACTGGAACTTATGTTGAATTTAATGAAGTTGGAAATCCACAAGTAATTAGAAATTACAAAAATGGTTCACCTGATGGAAAATGGTACTTTTTTAATGAATCAAGAGGATTAATTAGAGTTACTAATTATTCAAACGGTGTTAAAGATGGTGAAGAAATCGAATTTAACGATAATGGTATTTCAAAATCAATTAAACAATATCAAAATGGTCTTTTGAATGGTGCTTCATACGATTTTGATGCTACTGGAAGACTTACTTCGTCTATAACTTATGTTAATAATGCCAAGACAGGAAAAGAACTTAAATATCAAAATGGCGTAGTTTCTGAAGAAAGAAATTACCAAAATGGTTCTTTAAATGGGGAAATGAAAGCATATTATCCGAGTGGTCAAGTTAGTACAGAAGGAAATTATGCTTATAACTTAAGAAATGGTCAATGGACTTGGAAATATCCTAGTGGTGCAGTTAAACTTAAAGAAAATTATGTTAACGGTATAATAAATGGTACTGTTGTTGGATATTATCAAAATGGTTCAAAAGAAAGAGAAATGAGCCTTTCTAATGGAAATGGTGATTTCACTCAATATTACGAAAATGGAAAAGTTAAAGTTAAAGGGTCAATTAGAAATAATAGAGCATATGGAAATTGGACTTTCTATAGTCAAGATGGTTACGTAACATCTACCCAAAGTTTCTATTAA
- a CDS encoding pheromone cAD1 o protein, whose protein sequence is MKKLVFILIMFVSIFSFAEMKDGVYSAEKNYDSEWKSIVKITVKRDKIIGAQFDRQNKSGQSLSLNKDDFRDSALNSSRELVSSQNVNDVIPEFREIVKFLIQKANNGETGNHKM, encoded by the coding sequence ATGAAAAAATTAGTTTTTATTCTTATAATGTTCGTAAGTATTTTTAGTTTTGCAGAAATGAAAGACGGTGTTTATTCTGCTGAAAAAAATTACGATTCTGAATGGAAATCAATTGTAAAAATTACTGTAAAAAGAGATAAAATCATTGGTGCACAATTTGATAGACAAAATAAAAGTGGACAGTCATTATCTTTAAACAAGGACGATTTTAGAGATTCTGCTTTAAACTCTTCAAGAGAATTAGTAAGCTCTCAAAATGTAAATGATGTAATTCCTGAATTTAGAGAAATTGTTAAATTTTTAATTCAAAAAGCAAATAATGGTGAAACTGGAAATCACAAAATGTAA
- a CDS encoding ThiF family adenylyltransferase yields MNQTFARFSMLVGDDGIEILKNSNVIVFGIGGVGSYIVESFARSGVGNITMVDFDEISESNINRQLHSLHSTIGQSKIEVMKDRVLDINPECNVKLIKEMVIDNVSEVLNAEKYDFVIDAIDVISSKINLIEYCLENKIPIISSMGFGNKMRPEMIEIAKIEKTSVCPMARMVRRILKKKGLSGLTVAFSKEPNLVPDKSDIFKYELPTEFRENNDIPRKITPGSNAFVPGTAGFVISAYVIRKLLNME; encoded by the coding sequence ATGAATCAAACTTTTGCAAGATTTTCGATGTTAGTTGGTGATGATGGGATAGAAATTTTAAAAAATTCTAATGTGATAGTTTTTGGGATAGGAGGAGTTGGATCGTATATTGTTGAATCATTTGCTCGTTCGGGAGTGGGAAATATTACAATGGTCGATTTTGATGAGATTTCTGAGTCAAATATAAATAGACAATTACACTCGTTGCATAGCACGATAGGGCAGTCTAAAATTGAAGTGATGAAAGACAGAGTTTTGGATATAAATCCTGAATGTAATGTAAAATTAATTAAAGAAATGGTAATTGACAATGTTAGTGAAGTGTTAAATGCTGAAAAATATGATTTTGTTATTGATGCAATTGATGTTATTTCGAGTAAAATTAATTTAATTGAGTATTGTTTGGAAAATAAGATTCCAATAATTTCTTCGATGGGATTTGGGAATAAAATGAGACCTGAAATGATTGAAATTGCAAAAATTGAAAAAACTTCAGTTTGTCCGATGGCTAGAATGGTGAGAAGAATTTTGAAGAAAAAAGGATTGAGTGGATTGACAGTCGCATTTTCGAAAGAGCCAAATCTAGTGCCTGATAAATCAGATATATTTAAATATGAGTTGCCAACAGAATTTAGAGAGAATAATGACATACCAAGAAAAATTACTCCTGGAAGTAATGCATTTGTTCCAGGAACAGCTGGATTTGTGATTTCAGCTTATGTTATAAGAAAATTATTGAATATGGAATAA
- the htpX gene encoding zinc metalloprotease HtpX — translation MFANTMKTGLLMFGLVALFTAIGGLLGNQTGALIGLLIAGGMSFYSYWFSDTATIKAYNGIEVTAASNPRLYGIVQRLAQRANLPMPKVYIIPERQPNAFATGRNPQHSAVACTAGLLEIMDDNELAGVLGHELGHIQHRDILISTIAATFAGAIANIARFLPYASNNNSRDRKNNNIALAILLSTLAPIAASIIQMTISRRREFMADRAGAEFSGNPLYLRNALYKLEDYSRNVTMSRQHQNPAYSHMFIVNPLAGLSKFQDLFRTHPTTEDRIRELEKMARQENLL, via the coding sequence ATGTTTGCAAATACTATGAAAACAGGGTTACTTATGTTTGGATTAGTTGCACTTTTTACTGCTATTGGTGGACTTTTGGGAAATCAAACTGGAGCTTTAATTGGTCTTCTTATTGCTGGTGGGATGAGTTTTTACAGTTATTGGTTCAGTGATACTGCTACAATAAAAGCGTACAATGGCATAGAGGTAACGGCAGCCAGTAATCCTCGATTATACGGTATTGTTCAAAGATTAGCTCAAAGAGCAAATCTACCAATGCCAAAGGTTTATATCATTCCAGAAAGACAGCCAAATGCTTTTGCTACAGGGAGAAATCCTCAACATTCTGCAGTTGCATGTACTGCTGGTTTACTTGAAATAATGGATGATAATGAATTGGCAGGTGTTTTAGGTCACGAATTAGGTCATATCCAGCATAGAGATATCCTAATTAGTACAATTGCTGCAACTTTTGCTGGAGCAATTGCTAACATTGCTAGATTCTTACCGTATGCTTCAAATAATAATTCTAGAGATAGGAAAAATAATAATATTGCTCTAGCAATTCTATTATCAACTTTAGCGCCTATTGCAGCTTCTATCATTCAAATGACAATTTCTCGTAGAAGAGAATTTATGGCAGACAGAGCAGGTGCAGAATTTTCTGGAAATCCATTATATTTGAGAAATGCTTTATACAAATTAGAAGATTATAGTAGAAATGTTACGATGAGCAGACAGCATCAAAATCCAGCTTATTCTCATATGTTTATTGTAAATCCTTTAGCAGGACTTAGTAAATTTCAAGATTTATTTAGAACGCATCCAACTACTGAAGATAGAATAAGAGAATTAGAAAAAATGGCTAGACAAGAAAATCTTCTATAA
- a CDS encoding superoxide dismutase encodes MFEQVKLPYAFDALEPNIDTKTMEIHYGKHHAAYTNNLNDTLKNNAPEFLEKSIEEILSNLDALPEAIRGAVRNNGGGFYNHNLYFTVMGPNGGGEPTGELAEKINEKFGSFEEFKTEFSKAAATRFGSGWAWLVVNKKGELKVTSTANQDNPLMPGATPCGCSEGTPILGIDVWEHAYYLHYQNRRPEYITAFFNVIDWNAVAKRYEDAK; translated from the coding sequence ATGTTTGAACAAGTAAAATTACCATATGCCTTTGATGCTTTGGAACCAAATATCGATACAAAAACAATGGAAATTCATTATGGAAAACACCATGCAGCATACACAAATAATTTGAATGACACATTAAAAAATAATGCGCCTGAATTTTTAGAAAAATCAATTGAAGAAATTCTTTCAAATTTAGATGCTTTACCAGAAGCAATTAGAGGTGCAGTAAGAAACAACGGTGGAGGATTCTATAACCATAACTTATACTTCACAGTAATGGGACCAAATGGTGGTGGAGAACCAACAGGAGAATTAGCTGAAAAAATTAATGAAAAATTTGGAAGTTTTGAAGAATTTAAAACAGAATTTTCAAAAGCAGCAGCAACTAGATTTGGATCAGGATGGGCTTGGCTTGTTGTTAATAAAAAAGGAGAATTAAAAGTTACATCAACTGCTAACCAAGATAATCCTTTAATGCCAGGAGCAACTCCTTGCGGATGTTCAGAAGGAACACCAATTTTAGGAATAGATGTTTGGGAACACGCTTACTACTTACATTACCAAAACAGAAGACCTGAATATATAACAGCTTTCTTCAATGTAATTGATTGGAATGCAGTAGCTAAAAGATACGAAGATGCAAAATAG
- a CDS encoding response regulator transcription factor, translated as MKMLVYNKNEKARAVVGRLLKELGFNVLLADTEKSLLEYLKTESLDIALLDIESMEDFRKSIDNILKYKKRSYFLIAIEETDRFSKTEALLKGIDDYIYNDFNLEELSAKVRAIIRVLNKRLTEDDMGLLTVYDLTLNPLNREVRRAGNEIELTNKEFLLLEYFLRNKNRVLTRSMISEKIWDIDFVTASNIVDVYINFLRAKIDKGFSKKIIKTVRSVGYIVKE; from the coding sequence ATGAAGATGTTAGTTTATAACAAAAATGAAAAAGCAAGAGCAGTAGTAGGAAGATTATTAAAAGAGTTGGGATTTAATGTATTATTAGCAGATACAGAAAAATCTTTGCTTGAATATTTGAAAACAGAATCTTTAGACATCGCTTTATTAGATATAGAATCAATGGAAGATTTTAGAAAATCAATTGATAATATCTTAAAATATAAGAAACGTAGCTATTTCTTGATAGCAATTGAAGAAACTGATAGATTTTCTAAGACAGAAGCTTTGTTAAAGGGAATTGACGATTATATTTATAATGATTTCAATTTGGAAGAACTTTCAGCAAAAGTTAGAGCTATAATAAGAGTTCTAAATAAAAGATTGACAGAAGATGATATGGGATTATTGACAGTTTACGATTTGACTTTAAATCCATTGAATAGGGAAGTTAGAAGAGCAGGAAATGAAATAGAATTAACAAATAAAGAATTTCTATTACTAGAATATTTCTTAAGAAATAAAAATAGAGTATTGACAAGATCGATGATTTCTGAAAAAATTTGGGATATTGATTTTGTGACAGCTAGTAACATTGTAGATGTGTACATTAATTTTTTGAGAGCAAAAATAGATAAAGGTTTTTCGAAAAAAATAATAAAAACTGTTAGAAGTGTTGGTTACATTGTAAAAGAGTAA
- a CDS encoding Mrp/NBP35 family ATP-binding protein produces MTEEMQERKQKILEKMFKIKHRIAIVSGKGGVGKSTMSSNIAYGLSQRGYKVGILDADLHGPNIPIMFGKEGIKLSKISEPLKITENLSISSLSFFIPDDDPVIWRGPQKMGAIMELLEGIEWDDIDFLIVDLPPGTGDETLTIAQNIGPNAKSIIVTTPQNVSLLDSKRSVKFAKLINLKVLGIIENMSGFICDGCHKEVNIFKKGGAKKMAEDTGTKFLGSVPLDSNVVESCDNGTPFISNDSVASRNLNNIITEILSELEK; encoded by the coding sequence ATGACTGAAGAAATGCAAGAAAGAAAACAAAAGATTCTTGAAAAAATGTTTAAGATAAAACATAGGATAGCTATAGTTAGTGGTAAAGGCGGTGTTGGAAAATCGACTATGTCTTCTAACATAGCTTATGGATTATCACAAAGAGGTTATAAAGTGGGAATTTTAGATGCGGATTTACATGGCCCAAATATTCCAATCATGTTTGGAAAAGAAGGGATTAAGTTGTCAAAGATTTCGGAACCTTTGAAAATAACTGAAAATTTATCTATTTCTTCATTAAGTTTTTTTATACCTGATGATGATCCTGTAATTTGGAGAGGTCCACAAAAAATGGGAGCGATAATGGAATTACTTGAAGGAATAGAGTGGGATGATATAGACTTTTTAATAGTTGATTTGCCCCCAGGAACTGGAGACGAAACACTGACAATTGCACAAAATATAGGTCCTAATGCAAAATCAATAATAGTAACGACACCTCAAAATGTTTCTTTACTTGATTCAAAGAGAAGTGTTAAATTTGCTAAATTGATTAATTTAAAAGTATTAGGGATTATTGAGAATATGAGTGGTTTTATTTGTGATGGTTGCCATAAAGAAGTTAACATATTTAAAAAAGGTGGTGCCAAGAAAATGGCAGAGGATACAGGAACAAAATTTTTAGGTTCTGTTCCATTAGATTCAAATGTAGTAGAATCTTGCGATAATGGAACACCTTTTATCTCAAATGATTCAGTAGCATCAAGGAATCTGAATAATATTATTACAGAAATATTATCGGAATTAGAAAAGTAG
- a CDS encoding 2-hydroxyacid dehydrogenase has product MKIVVFDAKPYDIEFFEKWNKIYGAQITYFEEKLSLKNVMLTKYQDVVCTFVNDDLNEKVINILSKNGVRAIAVRAAGYNNIDMKAARENRVTVFRVPAYSPFAVAEHALALLMTVNRKTHKAYNRTREGNFSLAGLTGMDLHGKTAGIIGTGKIARIFIKILNGLGMKVIAYDKFPNEQAAKEENFTYMTKDEVFANADVISLHCPLFPETRHTINEESIAKMKDGVIIINSARGGLVDTEALINGLKDKKIGGAGLDVYENERDYFFEDESASVLEDDTLARLLSFNNVVLTSHQAFLTNEALNNIVETTFNNILSFAKKEVLQNEIWYDEENNKVVEGPRNK; this is encoded by the coding sequence ATGAAAATTGTAGTTTTTGATGCAAAACCTTATGACATTGAATTTTTTGAGAAATGGAATAAAATTTATGGTGCACAGATCACATATTTTGAAGAAAAATTAAGTTTGAAAAATGTAATGCTTACTAAATATCAAGATGTTGTTTGTACATTCGTAAATGATGACTTAAATGAAAAAGTAATCAACATTTTATCTAAAAATGGAGTAAGAGCTATCGCAGTTAGAGCTGCTGGTTATAACAATATTGATATGAAAGCTGCTCGTGAAAATAGAGTAACTGTATTCAGAGTACCTGCTTACTCTCCATTTGCCGTTGCTGAACATGCTTTAGCTTTATTAATGACTGTTAACAGAAAAACACATAAAGCATACAATAGAACAAGAGAAGGAAACTTCAGTTTAGCTGGATTAACTGGAATGGACTTACACGGAAAAACTGCTGGAATTATTGGAACAGGAAAAATCGCAAGAATTTTCATTAAAATCTTAAACGGATTAGGAATGAAAGTTATTGCTTATGATAAATTCCCTAACGAACAAGCTGCAAAAGAAGAAAACTTTACTTATATGACAAAAGATGAAGTTTTTGCTAATGCAGATGTAATTTCATTACACTGTCCATTGTTCCCTGAAACAAGACATACAATTAATGAAGAAAGCATCGCAAAAATGAAAGACGGTGTTATTATCATTAACTCAGCTAGAGGTGGATTAGTAGATACTGAAGCTTTAATTAATGGATTAAAAGACAAAAAAATTGGTGGAGCTGGACTTGACGTTTACGAAAATGAAAGAGATTACTTCTTTGAAGATGAATCAGCTAGCGTATTAGAAGATGATACATTAGCAAGATTATTATCTTTCAATAATGTTGTATTAACTTCTCACCAAGCATTCTTAACTAATGAAGCATTAAATAATATTGTTGAAACTACTTTCAATAATATTTTATCTTTCGCTAAAAAAGAAGTTCTTCAAAACGAAATTTGGTATGATGAAGAAAATAATAAAGTTGTGGAAGGTCCAAGAAATAAATAA
- the prfB gene encoding peptide chain release factor 2 (programmed frameshift) — translation MDLFEIKKSIEQIDAEIHEIRGHLDIEAINKKIEELEQKTFETNFWNTENSQEILKNISVNKKMIEEYEELNSALDDLNTMVEFIEMGDDSFESEIGEKLHEVENKIQDFKIKLLLDEKYDSNNAILTINSGAGGTEACDWAEMLYRLYDRWANKHDFKVEILDSLAGEEAGLKSITLNIKGNYAYGYLKGEKGVHRLVRISPFDSNARRHTSFAAINVIPEIEDDVEVNIKPDELKIDTYRASGAGGQHVNTTDSAVRITHLPTNTVVTCQNERSQLKNRETAMKILKARLFELEMEKRAKEMENLKGVDSKIEWGSQIRSYVFQPYKMVKDHRTKAEEGNVDKVMDGDIDLFINEYLKYYKS, via the exons ATGGATTTATTTGAAATAAAAAAAAGTATAGAACAAATTGATGCTGAAATTCATGAAATTAGGGGGCATCTT GACATTGAGGCTATTAATAAAAAAATTGAAGAGTTGGAGCAAAAGACGTTTGAGACTAATTTCTGGAATACTGAGAATAGCCAAGAAATATTGAAAAATATTAGTGTTAATAAAAAAATGATTGAAGAATATGAAGAATTGAATTCTGCTCTTGATGATTTGAATACGATGGTTGAATTTATTGAAATGGGAGATGATTCTTTTGAATCTGAAATTGGAGAAAAACTTCATGAAGTAGAAAATAAAATTCAAGATTTTAAAATAAAATTGTTATTAGATGAAAAATACGATTCTAACAATGCAATCTTAACTATAAATTCTGGGGCTGGAGGAACTGAAGCTTGTGACTGGGCTGAAATGCTTTACAGATTATATGACCGTTGGGCAAATAAACATGATTTTAAAGTAGAAATTTTAGATAGTTTGGCTGGTGAAGAAGCTGGTCTTAAAAGTATTACTCTTAATATTAAGGGAAATTATGCATATGGGTACTTAAAAGGGGAAAAAGGGGTTCATAGACTTGTTAGAATTTCTCCATTTGACTCGAATGCAAGAAGACACACTTCTTTTGCAGCAATTAATGTTATTCCTGAGATTGAAGATGATGTTGAAGTTAATATTAAGCCTGATGAATTAAAAATTGATACATATCGTGCAAGTGGAGCTGGTGGACAACATGTAAATACAACTGATTCAGCAGTTAGAATTACGCATTTACCTACAAATACAGTTGTTACTTGCCAAAATGAGCGTTCTCAATTGAAAAATCGTGAAACTGCTATGAAAATATTGAAGGCTAGACTTTTTGAATTAGAAATGGAAAAGAGAGCGAAAGAAATGGAAAATCTAAAAGGTGTAGACTCTAAAATCGAATGGGGAAGCCAAATTAGATCATATGTTTTTCAGCCTTATAAAATGGTTAAAGACCATAGAACGAAAGCTGAAGAAGGTAATGTAGATAAAGTTATGGATGGAGATATCGACTTATTTATAAATGAATATTTGAAATATTATAAAAGTTAA
- the mscL gene encoding large conductance mechanosensitive channel protein MscL has product MFKEFKEFISKGNVLDLAVGVIIGGAFGKIVTSLVDDIIMPFIGLIIGGLDFSGLSIVIGKATIKYGMFIQNVVNFLIIAFSVFMIVKAVNKVRRIKPEEKEEEVVEAPSKEEALLAEIRDLLKAKN; this is encoded by the coding sequence ATGTTTAAAGAATTTAAAGAGTTTATTTCTAAAGGAAATGTTTTAGACTTGGCAGTTGGGGTTATTATCGGGGGAGCATTTGGAAAAATAGTTACTTCATTGGTAGATGATATAATTATGCCTTTTATTGGATTAATTATTGGAGGACTTGATTTTTCAGGTTTAAGTATAGTTATTGGAAAAGCAACTATAAAATATGGAATGTTTATTCAAAATGTTGTTAATTTCTTGATTATAGCATTTTCTGTTTTCATGATAGTAAAAGCTGTTAACAAAGTAAGAAGAATTAAACCAGAAGAAAAAGAAGAAGAAGTTGTAGAAGCACCTTCAAAAGAAGAAGCATTATTAGCTGAAATAAGAGATTTATTAAAAGCTAAAAATTAA
- a CDS encoding helicase: protein MVIEKLRYTKTGKRIPVYEFDAKLHQKVVMKKEQYENHILPKHPEMSLELIEKVLEDPDFVTKQSKSKKEHFYQKRIGKLYYFVVISQHKNVKNLRFILTAFAINNLEFLKEKNIHYRYTK from the coding sequence TTGGTAATAGAAAAGTTAAGATATACAAAAACAGGGAAACGAATACCTGTGTATGAATTTGACGCTAAATTGCATCAGAAGGTAGTTATGAAAAAAGAGCAGTATGAAAATCATATATTGCCTAAACATCCTGAAATGTCATTAGAATTAATAGAAAAAGTCCTAGAAGATCCAGATTTTGTGACAAAACAATCAAAATCAAAGAAAGAACATTTTTATCAAAAGCGAATAGGAAAATTATATTATTTTGTAGTAATTTCCCAACATAAAAATGTTAAAAATTTACGGTTTATACTCACAGCATTTGCTATCAATAATCTTGAATTTTTGAAGGAAAAAAATATACATTACAGATATACAAAATAA
- the murJ gene encoding murein biosynthesis integral membrane protein MurJ, translated as MFKSSFIVMVINMLSRILGLVREMIIGSVFGASGMTDAYVSATKIPNFFTTLFGEGSLGTVFIPIYNRGLEEKGKEKTDEFVFSILNLIIAFTSTMSVIMILFSKQILKITTGFADPERFEAANGLLKIVAFYFLFIALSGVVSSLLNNYKKFAVAASMGIVFNLVIIVGTLLLKNKMGIYGLGVAYLLSGVFQLLMMLPQFFQIMKTYKFVFNLKDPYVKEMFVLMVPTLIGIFGYQINEIVDNRFATMLPAGTASALNYASRLYLLPIGVFAISLSVVIFPTLSRAVVKNKRKKVRKVVQEGLAMLAFLIVPSSVILFGYAREIVTLVYKRGHFSNKAVTLTSETLQFYALGLLFFSTIHLLTRSHYVYKDRKLPVISSFIGIFTNILLDFLLYKQYRHVGLTFATSFAAMINFLILFVSLQRRYVRINVLKYIAILVISLGGSLLSFTISKLVKVSFLGSLGIVVNLLIFLIIYLLIWIAVFMIFADDKFKKDVARRFIKR; from the coding sequence ATGTTTAAATCAAGTTTTATAGTTATGGTTATTAACATGCTGAGTAGAATACTCGGTTTGGTTAGGGAAATGATAATAGGAAGTGTTTTTGGAGCGAGTGGAATGACGGATGCCTATGTCAGTGCTACAAAAATTCCCAATTTCTTTACAACATTATTTGGAGAAGGATCTTTGGGAACAGTATTTATTCCAATATATAATCGTGGGTTAGAAGAAAAGGGAAAGGAAAAAACAGATGAATTTGTGTTTTCAATTTTAAATCTAATAATTGCGTTTACTTCAACGATGTCAGTTATTATGATTTTGTTTTCAAAACAAATTTTAAAAATTACAACAGGTTTTGCGGATCCAGAAAGATTTGAAGCGGCGAATGGATTATTAAAGATAGTTGCATTTTATTTCTTATTTATTGCACTTTCTGGAGTAGTTTCTTCGTTATTAAATAATTACAAAAAATTTGCAGTTGCAGCTTCGATGGGAATCGTGTTTAATCTTGTTATAATTGTAGGAACTTTATTATTAAAAAATAAAATGGGAATATATGGTCTAGGAGTAGCATATTTACTTTCTGGAGTGTTCCAGTTATTAATGATGTTGCCACAGTTTTTTCAAATAATGAAAACATACAAATTTGTATTTAATTTAAAAGATCCGTATGTAAAAGAAATGTTTGTGTTAATGGTTCCGACTTTAATAGGAATTTTTGGATATCAAATTAATGAAATTGTAGATAACCGTTTTGCAACAATGCTTCCAGCGGGAACAGCTAGTGCGTTAAATTATGCAAGTAGATTATATTTATTGCCAATTGGAGTATTTGCAATTTCATTATCGGTCGTAATTTTTCCTACTTTATCAAGAGCAGTTGTAAAAAATAAACGAAAAAAAGTAAGAAAAGTAGTTCAAGAAGGATTGGCAATGTTAGCATTTTTAATAGTGCCGTCATCGGTTATTTTATTTGGATATGCGAGAGAAATTGTAACTTTAGTATATAAAAGAGGTCATTTTTCAAATAAAGCTGTTACTTTAACATCGGAAACATTGCAATTTTATGCATTAGGATTATTGTTTTTCTCAACAATACATTTATTAACTAGAAGCCATTATGTTTATAAAGATAGAAAATTACCAGTAATTTCATCATTTATAGGAATTTTTACAAATATATTGTTAGATTTTTTATTATATAAACAATATCGGCATGTTGGATTGACATTTGCAACTTCATTTGCTGCAATGATCAATTTCTTGATACTTTTCGTTTCGCTACAAAGAAGATACGTTAGAATTAATGTATTAAAATATATAGCAATATTAGTGATTTCTTTAGGAGGTTCGTTACTTTCGTTCACGATTTCAAAATTAGTAAAAGTCTCATTTTTAGGAAGTTTGGGCATTGTAGTGAATCTATTAATATTCTTGATAATTTATTTATTAATTTGGATAGCAGTTTTTATGATTTTTGCAGATGATAAATTTAAAAAAGACGTTGCAAGAAGATTTATCAAAAGATAA
- a CDS encoding ScpA family protein: protein MKNTTIQVKIDNFEGPLDLLIHLIEKNQMNIAEINISKIIDEYLEYLHEQENENLKIKVEFLVMATELLEIKTYSILNKEKKLEKIESLERRIKEYKIFKEISELFSKYEKEYNISYSRTGSQSVTEAVIEYDISSLTMENLFKSFKQLLKNNEKKEEKLSLNLEEEFSINDAYNEIKLILENKNLQENGINFNELLKNNFTKSRIVTMFLCVLDMFKNGNIDIIPQGYSFSIKKVSIL, encoded by the coding sequence ATGAAAAATACTACGATACAAGTAAAAATAGATAATTTTGAGGGGCCTTTGGATTTGTTGATTCATTTGATTGAAAAAAATCAGATGAATATTGCTGAAATAAATATTTCAAAAATAATTGATGAATATTTAGAATATTTGCATGAGCAAGAGAATGAAAATTTGAAAATAAAGGTTGAATTTTTGGTAATGGCTACAGAATTGCTGGAAATAAAAACATATTCTATTTTGAATAAAGAGAAAAAATTAGAGAAGATTGAAAGTCTTGAAAGGCGTATTAAAGAGTACAAAATATTTAAAGAAATTTCTGAATTATTTTCAAAATATGAAAAAGAGTACAACATTTCATATTCGAGGACTGGTTCTCAAAGTGTTACGGAAGCAGTAATTGAGTACGATATTTCGAGTTTAACAATGGAAAATTTATTTAAAAGTTTTAAGCAGTTATTGAAAAATAACGAAAAAAAAGAAGAAAAACTTTCATTAAATTTAGAAGAAGAATTTTCTATCAATGATGCATACAATGAGATAAAATTAATATTAGAAAATAAAAATCTTCAAGAAAATGGAATTAATTTTAATGAATTATTAAAAAACAATTTTACAAAATCTAGAATTGTAACAATGTTTTTGTGTGTATTGGATATGTTTAAAAATGGAAATATAGATATAATTCCGCAAGGATATAGTTTTTCAATAAAAAAAGTATCAATTTTATAG